In the Rhinoraja longicauda isolate Sanriku21f chromosome 40, sRhiLon1.1, whole genome shotgun sequence genome, one interval contains:
- the rangap1b gene encoding ran GTPase-activating protein 1b produces the protein MASEDISQLADSLAKTQVGGGELSFKGRALKLDTAEAAAEIIEEIEKFDSLQALCLEGNTIGVEAAKAIAKSLADKKELQKCLWSDMFTGRLRTEIPLALISLGDAVMSAGAQLTQLDLSDNAFGPDGVRSIETLLKSKACYSLKELRLNNCGMGIGGGQILAAALSECRRQSSALGKPMALKVFIAGRNRLENEGAIALAGAFKSIGTLEEVHMTQNGINHQGITALAKAFTENQNLRVINLNDNTFTEEGAIAMAETLKTLQNIEVLNFGDCLVRSKGATAIADAAKHGIKKLKELNLSFGEIRKSAAITVAEAMEDKSLLEKLDLNGNCLGREGCDQLREVMDSFKKQDFLTSLSDDESDGDEDDEGENEEEDDDDDDDDDDDDDDDEEEDEEEEEEAREEEQEEVRVSPVARQIIEPSVITIAIAPESEAATFLAFPSPDKLLKLGPKRSHLLLQQTDLSNAEKVVQTFLKVSAVYKEDQATKTAVLETADELLQKAFKTPGFQLDIFITTLLMYMGLLKSEEKIKVISNLVGPLTVLKQVIQKNYFPRSIIPILSAFLNKQNRAFDSCQNAKYNLLETMANL, from the exons ATGGCTTCTGAGGATATTTCTCAGTTGGCGGACTCTCTTGCAAAGACTCAAGTGGGTGGTGGAGAGCTGAGTTTTAAAGGCCGTGCCCTAAAGCTTGACACTGCTGAGGCTG CGGCTGAGATTATTGAAGAGATTGAGAAATTCGATAGTCTACAAGCACTCTGCCTGGAAGGCAATACAATTGGTGTGGAAGCCGCGAAGGCCATTGCTAAAAGCCTTGCTgataaaaaggaattgcag AAATGCCTCTGGAGTGATATGTTTACAGGACGACTACGGACTGAAATTCCACTTGCTCTG ATATCCCTGGGCGATGCAGTAATGAGTGCGGGAGCCCAGCTGACACAGCTGGACTTAAGTGACAATGCATTTGGGCCCGATGGAGTCCGCAGCATTGAAACCTTGCTGAAGAGCAAAGCATGTTACTCATTAAAGGAGCTACGACTGAATAACTGTGGCATGGGAATCGGCGGTGGACAG ATTCTTGCAGCGGCACTCAGCGAGTGTCGCAGACAGTCGAGTGCTTTGGGAAAGCCAATGGCACTGAAAGTTTTCATCGCTGGGAGAAATCGTCTGGAGAATGAAGGTGCCATAGCACTGGCTGGTGCGTTTAAG tCCATAGGAACCCTGGAGGAGGTACACATGACACAGAATGGAATAAACCACCAAGGCATTACAGCATTAGCGAAGGCCTTTACTGAAAACCAAAACCTGAGGGTTATAAACCTTAATGACAACACCTTCACTGAAGAAGGAGCTATTGCTATGGCTGAG ACACTGAAGACTCTACAAAACATTGAAGTTCTAAATTTCGGAGATTGCCTGGTGCGATCAAAAGGAGCTACAGCTATTGCCGATGCTGCAAAACATGGCATAAAGAAACTAAAG GAATTGAATCTTTCATTTGGTGAGATCCGGAAGAGTGCTGCAATCACAGTGGCTGAGGCTATGGAAGATAAATCTCTGCTGGAAAAACTTGATCTAaatg GAAATTGTCTTGGAAGGGAAGGCTGTGACCAGTTGCGGGAAGTTATGGACAGTTTTAAGAAGCAAGATTTCCTGACTTCTCTCAG TGACGATGAAAGTGACGGAGATGAAGACGATGAGGGAGAGAATGAAGAGGAggatgatgatgacgatgatgacgatgatgatgatgatgatgatgatgaagaggaggacgaggaggaggaggaagaagcaAGAGAAGAAGAACAGGAGGAAGTGAGAGTATCACCAGTTGCACGGCAAATAATTGAACCATCCGTG ATAACAATTGCAATCGCCCCAGAATCAGAAGCTGCAACCTTCTTGGCCTTTCCATCCCCGGACAAACTGCTTAAACTGGGGCCTAAACGTTCGCATTTACTGTTGCAACAG ACCGATCTATCAAATGCTGAAAAGGTTGTTCAAACATTTCTGAAAGTATCTGCAGTCTACAAAGAGGACCAGGCAACAAAAACAGCTGTACTAGAAACTGCAG ATGAGCTTTTGCAGAAAGCATTCAAGACTCCTGGATTTCAACTAGATATCTTCATCACTACCCTCTTGATGTATATGGGGCTGCTGAAG agTGAGGAAAAGATTAAAGTGATCAGTAATCTGGTTGGGCCTCTGACAGTCCTCAAACAAGTCATTCAGAAAAACTACTTTCCACGCTCCATAATCCCCATTTTGAGTGCATTCCTCAATAA GCAAAATCGTGCTTTTGACAGCTGTCAAAATGCCAAATACAATCTGTTGGAGACCATGGCGAATCTTTAG
- the LOC144611434 gene encoding uncharacterized protein LOC144611434 — MPLLGFLLCSAAMAGFFPAMAEAPAGEACPPECACTARRTHISCTNASLPGLPARLPGLTSQLRLRSQRLPEVAANAFLSLPALISLYLDGNDISSLAPGAFSGLGRLEYLHLNNNSIEELQVGVFENITSLGFLHLQNNLLTNIVPGVFTSLMKLNVLDLSNNRLSRVADVTFKSLPALRWLFLSNNQISGISSRAFAGNRDLRKLHLDNNRLTAVPLRALRALRKLEVLQISSNNISSLNSVIFKFLVELYMDDLFLDQDPSSAFTRFRKLEILSMRNNRLATLSDSKSFRTVKQFGLSGNAWRCDCQLLWLQAWLLKHGAADQREVTCRSPSPHSGKLLVNIQAEFLTCPPYGFEVTATPWQRDKNKTSTPRGLPSTQGTVQAFSPNAGSAQTTVRANTGEKALPVNPDPCLSNRIKEVRVSEVSTNTLLVNWDIQKDMGDDYEVRYTTAAQEQSLHMMGGVREVELSQLNAGARYQICVIPESNTIHLCHRPASNQCSEAHTTGSAEAVQSEDKKGQHAVVGGITLMVVLAIIGAVIAAFKLRPRRIVFQRHYDEDASTYVEHFEIDQSKMDFDQINSAFEDITDDSSGHVSHVVQSPTVVNVCTVDCYTAPEAEPGVSLTRTSFSNNIL; from the exons ATGCCGCTCCTGGGATTCCTCCTGTGCTCGGCGGCGATGGCGGGTTTCTTCCCCGCGATGGCGGAAGCCCCAGCGGGCGAGGCGTGCCCGCCAGAGTGCGCGTGCACCGCCCGACGCACGCACATCAGCTGCACCAACGCCAGCCTGCCCGGCCTCCCCGCCCGGCTGCCCGGCCTCACCTCCCAACTGCGCCTGCGCTCCCAACGCCTGCCGGAGGTCGCGGCCAATGCCTTCCTCAGCCTGCCCGCTCTGATCAGCCTGTACCTGGACGGCAACGACATCAGCAGCCTGGCGCCAGGAGCCTTCAGCGGGCTGGGCCGGCTGGAATACCTGCACCTGAACAACAACAGCATCGAGGAGCTGCAGGTCGGGGTATTTGAGAACATAACCAGCCTGGGTTTCCTACACTTGCAAAACAATCTCCTCACCAACATCGTCCCAG GTGTGTTTACCTCCTTGATGAAGCTGAACGTTCTCGACCTGAGCAACAACCGTCTCTCCAGGGTGGCTGACGTGACGTTCAAGAGCCTTCCAGCCTTACGGTGGCTATTCCTCAGCAATAACCAAATCAGCGGCATCTCCTCAAGGGCCTTTGCTGGCAACAGGGACCTGAGGAAGCTTCACCTCGACAACAACCGGCTGACCGCCGTGCCGCTCCGCGCACTGCGCGCCCTGAGGAAGCTGGAAGTCCTGCAGATAAGCAGCAACAACATCTCCAGTTTGAACTCGGTCATTTTCAAGTTCTTGGTCGAGCTGTACATGGACGACCTGTTTCTGGATCAAGACCCGAGCTCGGCGTTCACCAGGTTTCGAAAGCTGGAGATTCTGAGCATGAGGAACAACCGCTTGGCCACCTTGTCCGACAGCAAATCTTTCAGGACCGTCAAGCAGTTTGGACTGAGCGGAAATGCCTGGAGGTGTGACTGCCAACTCCTCTGGCTCCAAGCTTGGCTTCTGAAACATGGAGCGGCAGACCAGAGAGAGGTCACATGTCGTTCACCCAGTCCCCATTCCGGCAAACTTCTGGTCAATATACAg GCAGAGTTTCTGACTTGCCCTCCGTACGGATTTGAAGTCACTGCCACCCCATGGCAAAGGGACaagaacaaaacttccactccgaGAGGTCTTCCTTCAACCCAAGGGACTGTTCAGGCCTTCTCTCCCAATGCAGGCAGCGCACAGACAACCGTGAGGGCCAACACTGGGGAAAAGGCCCTCCCCGTCAATCCTGACCCATGTCTCTCCAATCGGATCAAAGAGGTCAGAGTGAGTGAGGTGTCCACAAACACCTTGCTGGTGAACTGGGACATCCAGAAAGACATGGGCGATGACTACGAGGTTCGCTACACCACTGCTGCGCAAGAGCAGAGCCTTCACATGATGGGCGGCGTTCGAGAAGTGGAACTGAGTCAACTCAATGCCGGAGCACGGTATCAAATTTGCGTGATCCCCGAAAGCAACACCATCCATTTATGCCATCGCCCCGCTTCCAATCAATGCTCAGAGGCACACACTACGGGTAGTGCAGAGGCCGTGCAGTCCGAAGACAAGAAGGGACAACATGCAGTGGTGGGAGGAATCACTCTGATGGTTGTTCTAGCCATCATCGGCGCTGTAATTGCTGCCTTCAAACTCAGGCCACGGCGCATAGTCTTCCAGAGACATTACGACGAGGATGCATCCACATACGTTGAGCATTTTGAAATAGACCAAAGCAAGATGGACTTTGATCAAATCAACAGCGCTTTCGAAGATATCACCGACGACAGCAGTGGGCACGTCTCTCATGTGGTTCAAAGTCCAACGGTTGTGAACGTGTGCACGGTGGATTGCTACACAGCCCCTGAAGCAGAGCCAGGGGTCTCACTTACACGTACATCATTCAGCAACAACATCCTGTAA